In the Devosia sp. SL43 genome, one interval contains:
- a CDS encoding esterase-like activity of phytase family protein: MHFNKRLAALTAVLLATTATGQAAEVFNRVASFPVELNNPEAEVSSSEIITATDDGMTLIYSDSPAGGIGFVDITDAKAPKAGGFLDMDGEPTSVTVIGGKAYVAVNTSESFTEPSGKLVVVDIATKAIDGEFDLGGQPDSIAHNADNTILAIAIENERDEDVNDGAIPQAPTGFLTIVTLTDGAVTEAEIKKVELAGIADIAGDDAEAEFVAFNDADEIAVTLQENNWIAIVDAKTGTVTGGFSAGEVGVSGVDTKNDGTIDFSADKDAVPREPDAIKWLDNDRLVVANEGDLDGGSRGFTIFGKDGTVLFDSGNALDVNAAQLGHYPDFRNKKGVEPEGLEVATFGDDQYIFIAEERSSLIAVYKDTGAEPEYVQSLPSGISPEGLVAIPERNLLATANEVDLREDGLGGSHVMLYELAEAELAYPQLISDLGEDGHPIGWAAISGAVGDAEKPGILYAVSDSVLNGAPAIYEIDATAKPARIVKKTIITRDGATAQKLDLEGITLDGEGGFWLANEGDSDKLVPHALIHVNADGEIEDEVGFPVDLLAGQKRFGAEGVAKVGDTLWVAMQREWGDDDKGSVKLLAYNTESEEWGAVRYPLEAAPEGGWVGLSEITVHGDYAYIVERDNQIAGKAGLKAIYRVALTELVPTALDGELPVVTKELVRDLVPDLASNNGYVVDKVESFAIDASGTGYVIADNDGTDDSSGETFFWSIGAL, encoded by the coding sequence ATGCATTTCAACAAGCGTCTTGCCGCTCTCACAGCTGTCCTGCTGGCCACCACGGCCACGGGTCAAGCTGCCGAAGTCTTCAACCGCGTCGCCAGCTTTCCGGTGGAACTGAACAATCCGGAAGCGGAGGTCAGCTCGTCCGAGATCATCACCGCGACCGATGACGGCATGACGCTGATCTATTCGGACAGCCCGGCAGGCGGCATCGGCTTTGTCGATATCACCGACGCCAAGGCCCCCAAGGCCGGCGGCTTCCTCGACATGGATGGCGAACCGACCTCGGTCACCGTCATCGGTGGCAAGGCCTATGTAGCGGTCAATACGTCCGAGAGCTTCACCGAACCGTCGGGCAAGCTGGTTGTGGTCGATATCGCGACCAAGGCGATCGACGGCGAGTTCGACCTGGGCGGCCAGCCCGACTCGATAGCCCACAACGCGGACAACACCATCCTCGCCATCGCGATCGAGAACGAGCGCGACGAAGACGTGAACGATGGTGCCATTCCGCAGGCCCCGACCGGCTTCCTGACGATCGTGACGCTGACCGACGGCGCCGTGACCGAGGCCGAAATCAAGAAGGTCGAGCTTGCCGGCATCGCCGATATTGCCGGTGATGATGCTGAAGCCGAATTCGTCGCGTTCAACGATGCCGACGAAATCGCCGTGACGCTGCAGGAAAACAACTGGATCGCCATCGTCGATGCCAAGACCGGCACCGTGACCGGCGGCTTCTCCGCCGGCGAAGTGGGCGTTTCAGGCGTCGATACCAAGAATGACGGTACTATCGATTTCTCGGCCGACAAGGATGCCGTGCCGCGCGAACCCGACGCCATCAAGTGGCTCGACAATGACCGCCTGGTCGTCGCCAACGAGGGCGACCTCGACGGCGGCTCGCGTGGCTTCACCATCTTCGGCAAGGACGGCACTGTGCTGTTCGATTCGGGCAATGCGCTTGACGTCAACGCTGCCCAGCTGGGCCACTATCCCGATTTCCGCAACAAGAAGGGCGTGGAACCAGAAGGCCTCGAAGTCGCGACCTTTGGCGACGACCAGTACATCTTCATTGCGGAAGAGCGGTCGTCGCTGATCGCCGTCTACAAGGACACCGGTGCTGAGCCGGAATATGTGCAGTCGCTGCCGTCGGGCATTTCGCCGGAGGGCCTCGTCGCCATCCCCGAGCGCAACTTGCTCGCCACGGCCAACGAAGTCGACCTGCGTGAAGACGGCCTCGGCGGTTCGCATGTGATGCTCTATGAGCTGGCCGAGGCCGAACTGGCTTATCCGCAGCTGATTTCCGACCTTGGCGAAGACGGCCATCCGATCGGCTGGGCCGCCATTTCGGGCGCCGTTGGCGATGCCGAAAAGCCGGGCATTCTCTACGCCGTCAGCGACAGCGTGCTCAATGGCGCCCCGGCGATCTACGAAATCGACGCGACGGCCAAGCCGGCGCGCATCGTCAAGAAGACCATCATCACCCGTGACGGCGCGACCGCACAGAAGCTCGACCTCGAAGGCATTACCCTCGACGGCGAAGGCGGCTTCTGGCTCGCCAATGAGGGCGACAGCGACAAGCTGGTGCCGCACGCCCTCATCCATGTGAATGCCGATGGCGAGATCGAGGATGAAGTCGGCTTCCCGGTCGATCTGCTGGCTGGCCAGAAGCGTTTCGGCGCCGAAGGCGTCGCCAAGGTTGGCGACACGCTCTGGGTTGCGATGCAGCGTGAGTGGGGCGATGACGACAAGGGCTCGGTGAAACTGCTCGCCTACAACACCGAAAGCGAAGAATGGGGCGCGGTGCGCTACCCGCTCGAAGCTGCGCCGGAAGGTGGCTGGGTTGGCCTTAGTGAAATCACCGTGCATGGCGACTACGCCTATATCGTCGAGCGCGACAACCAGATTGCTGGCAAGGCTGGCCTCAAGGCGATCTACCGCGTCGCCCTGACCGAACTCGTTCCTACTGCGCTCGACGGTGAATTGCCCGTCGTGACCAAGGAACTGGTACGTGACCTGGTCCCCGATCTGGCCAGCAACAACGGCTATGTTGTCGACAAGGTCGAAAGCTTCGCCATCGACGCGTCCGGCACGGGCTATGTCATCGCCGACAATGACGGCACCGATGACAGCTCGGGAGAGACGTTCTTCTGGTCGATCGGCGCGCTGTAG
- a CDS encoding ATP-dependent helicase, with product MPGEAHPLDRPAAGSITSQFGRNQQVPDYLRGLNEEQRDAVLSIDGPLLVLAGAGTGKTRVLTTRIAHMINTNRAWPSQILAVTFTNKAAREMKERIERLVPRLDSMPWMGTFHSIGARILRGHAALVGLTSSFTILDTDDQIRLIKQLLEAENIDEKRWPAKLFASMMDGWKNKGLLPKDVSPADSGSYANGKGAKLYADYQARLKTLNAADFGDLLLECIRLFKENPDVLAEYHRKFKYMLVDEYQDSNVAQYLWLRLLAQGKPASEANICVVGDDDQSIYGWRGAEVDNILRFEKDFPGAKVIKLERNYRSTSNILKAASTLIAYNESRLGKTLHTDVGENGELLSVTSVWDSEEEARTVGDEIENYQRAGEALNSMAILVRASHQMRSFEERFITLGLNYRVIGGPRFYERKEIRDAIAYLRTVSNPADGLSFERIVNVPKRGLGDSTIQIIYNTSRAAGVSLFAATRMLLETEELKPKQRTTLRELVGQFDNWSARLDGISHWELAEQILDESGYTAMWQADKSPDSPGRLENLKELVRSMEEFETLGGFLEHISLVMDRDTAEADDAVSIMTLHSAKGLEFDTVFLPGWEEGLFPSQRTMDESGRAGLEEERRLAYVGITRARKRARLSVAQNRRINGLWQSAIPSRFLDELPPDAVEVKDTGSSYGGYGYGGGATSRFNKADPFESVYETPGWQRARNQQANRKGGGPLTIDGDLVARSVDLGNDRSAFGRGDRVFHLKFGYGAIADIEGNKLTIDFEKAGRKKVLESFVKKG from the coding sequence ATGCCCGGTGAAGCCCACCCCCTGGACCGCCCGGCAGCGGGCTCCATAACCAGCCAGTTCGGCCGGAACCAGCAGGTGCCGGATTATCTGCGCGGCCTCAACGAGGAACAGCGCGATGCCGTGCTGAGCATCGATGGACCATTGCTGGTGCTGGCGGGCGCCGGCACGGGCAAGACGCGTGTGCTGACCACCCGCATTGCCCACATGATCAACACCAATCGCGCCTGGCCCTCGCAGATTCTCGCGGTGACCTTCACCAACAAGGCCGCCCGCGAGATGAAGGAGCGCATCGAACGGCTGGTTCCACGCCTCGATTCCATGCCCTGGATGGGCACCTTCCACTCCATCGGGGCCCGCATCCTGCGCGGTCATGCAGCACTTGTGGGCCTCACCAGCAGCTTCACCATTCTCGATACCGACGATCAGATCCGGCTGATCAAGCAGCTTCTCGAGGCCGAGAACATCGACGAGAAGCGCTGGCCCGCCAAACTCTTCGCCTCGATGATGGATGGCTGGAAGAACAAGGGCCTCTTGCCCAAGGATGTCTCCCCCGCCGATAGCGGCAGCTACGCCAATGGCAAGGGCGCCAAGCTCTATGCCGACTATCAGGCGCGGCTGAAGACCCTCAATGCCGCCGATTTCGGCGACCTGCTGCTCGAATGCATCCGCCTGTTCAAGGAAAATCCGGATGTACTGGCCGAATATCACCGCAAATTCAAATACATGCTGGTCGACGAATACCAGGACAGCAACGTCGCCCAGTATCTCTGGCTGCGCCTGCTAGCCCAGGGCAAGCCGGCCAGCGAAGCCAATATCTGCGTCGTCGGCGACGACGATCAGTCCATCTATGGCTGGCGCGGCGCCGAGGTCGACAACATCCTGCGCTTCGAAAAGGACTTTCCCGGAGCCAAGGTGATCAAGCTTGAGCGCAACTATCGCTCGACCTCCAACATCCTCAAGGCCGCCTCGACGCTCATCGCTTACAACGAAAGCCGCCTCGGCAAGACGCTGCACACCGATGTCGGCGAAAATGGCGAGCTGCTCTCGGTGACTTCCGTCTGGGATTCCGAGGAGGAAGCCCGCACCGTCGGTGACGAAATCGAGAACTACCAGCGCGCTGGCGAAGCCCTCAATTCCATGGCCATCCTGGTCCGTGCCTCCCACCAGATGCGCTCGTTCGAAGAGCGCTTCATCACCCTGGGGCTGAACTACCGCGTCATTGGCGGCCCGCGCTTCTACGAGCGCAAGGAAATCCGCGACGCCATCGCCTATCTCCGCACGGTCTCCAACCCAGCCGACGGCCTGAGCTTCGAGCGCATCGTCAATGTGCCCAAGCGCGGACTGGGCGATTCCACCATCCAGATCATCTACAACACCTCGCGCGCCGCCGGGGTGTCGCTGTTCGCCGCGACGCGCATGCTGCTCGAAACCGAGGAGCTCAAGCCCAAGCAGCGCACCACTTTGCGAGAGCTGGTCGGCCAGTTCGACAACTGGTCGGCGCGCCTCGACGGCATCTCGCATTGGGAACTGGCCGAGCAAATCCTCGACGAAAGCGGCTACACCGCCATGTGGCAGGCCGACAAATCGCCGGACTCGCCGGGGCGCCTGGAAAACCTCAAGGAACTGGTGCGTTCGATGGAAGAGTTCGAGACACTGGGCGGCTTCCTCGAACACATCTCGCTGGTCATGGACCGCGACACCGCCGAGGCCGACGACGCGGTGTCCATCATGACGCTGCATTCGGCCAAGGGGCTGGAATTCGACACCGTCTTCCTGCCCGGCTGGGAAGAAGGCCTGTTCCCCAGCCAACGCACCATGGACGAGTCAGGCCGCGCCGGCCTCGAAGAAGAACGCCGCCTCGCCTATGTCGGCATCACCCGCGCTCGCAAGCGCGCCCGGCTGTCGGTGGCGCAAAACCGCCGCATCAATGGCCTCTGGCAATCGGCCATCCCATCCCGGTTCCTCGACGAACTCCCGCCCGACGCCGTCGAAGTCAAGGATACCGGCTCATCCTATGGCGGCTACGGCTATGGCGGCGGCGCCACCAGCCGCTTCAATAAAGCCGACCCCTTCGAAAGCGTCTACGAAACCCCCGGCTGGCAACGCGCCCGCAACCAGCAGGCCAACCGCAAGGGCGGCGGCCCGCTCACCATCGACGGCGACCTCGTCGCCCGATCAGTCGACCTAGGCAACGACAGATCGGCATTCGGCAGAGGCGACCGCGTATTTCACCTCAAGTTCGGCTATGGCGCGATTGCCGATATCGAGGGGAATAAGTTGACCATCGACTTCGAGAAGGCCGGTCGGAAGAAGGTGCTGGAGAGCTTTGTTAAGAAGGGGTGA
- a CDS encoding S1 family peptidase, whose protein sequence is MKPELLEPLKGADDPSRYWSHDKDGVVGDGKAMLVPILTYRSPGPADFRFLGTGFFIAPGIVATAKHVIEAFEPGRFPLIFQFEQENQVSMRRVHEICVHKESDVGILRVLGEKPNHTNKCAVLTSRKPQAGSLAFTSVVANTKVWADGPGQSIAMNVENFRGKVVQQFPTGRDRVMLPWPCYQVDFHLHGGGSGGPVFDAGGEVFAINCASHTPETDIAFVTSVDMLLGCIIQNIVIENKSYTTATIRDLVDAGIVLYT, encoded by the coding sequence TTGAAGCCTGAACTATTGGAACCGCTTAAGGGCGCCGATGACCCGAGCAGGTACTGGAGCCATGACAAGGACGGGGTAGTCGGTGACGGAAAGGCCATGTTGGTTCCTATCCTAACTTATCGATCGCCCGGTCCGGCAGACTTCCGCTTCTTAGGGACTGGCTTTTTTATCGCACCCGGAATTGTTGCAACGGCCAAGCACGTCATTGAGGCATTCGAACCTGGGCGTTTCCCGCTGATCTTTCAATTTGAGCAGGAAAACCAAGTCTCAATGAGGCGGGTGCATGAAATATGTGTGCACAAAGAATCTGATGTTGGAATTTTGCGCGTGTTGGGTGAGAAGCCGAACCACACGAACAAATGTGCTGTGTTAACAAGCAGAAAGCCTCAAGCCGGTTCACTAGCATTTACTTCGGTCGTCGCGAACACGAAGGTTTGGGCAGATGGACCAGGACAATCCATCGCAATGAATGTAGAAAATTTTCGTGGAAAGGTCGTGCAGCAGTTTCCCACTGGCCGCGATAGGGTGATGTTGCCATGGCCCTGCTACCAAGTTGATTTTCACCTGCATGGCGGCGGCAGCGGGGGACCAGTCTTTGATGCCGGCGGCGAAGTTTTCGCAATAAACTGTGCCAGTCACACCCCCGAAACTGACATTGCTTTCGTTACCTCCGTCGACATGCTCCTCGGATGCATAATACAGAATATAGTCATTGAGAATAAATCGTACACAACGGCAACTATAAGAGATTTAGTTGACGCGGGTATAGTGCTTTATACATAG
- a CDS encoding heavy metal-binding domain-containing protein gives MIISTTPTLEGRPVREYLGIVTGEVIVGANIFKDLFAGIRDIVGGRAGAYEGALRDARRQAYDELAYEAERMGADAVVGVDLDYEVVGTNGSMLMVSISGTAVKL, from the coding sequence ATGATCATTTCCACCACGCCCACGCTCGAAGGCCGCCCCGTTCGCGAATACCTGGGCATCGTCACCGGCGAGGTGATCGTCGGCGCCAATATCTTCAAGGACCTGTTCGCCGGCATCCGCGACATCGTCGGCGGCCGCGCCGGCGCCTATGAAGGCGCCCTGCGTGACGCCCGCCGCCAGGCCTATGACGAACTCGCCTACGAAGCCGAACGCATGGGCGCCGATGCGGTGGTCGGGGTCGACCTGGACTACGAGGTTGTCGGCACGAACGGCTCGATGCTGATGGTGTCGATCTCCGGGACGGCGGTGAAGTTGTAA
- a CDS encoding 50S ribosomal protein L11 methyltransferase, translated as MAVDQLSSIPLTKEQAYALVDAVMERDDLALTASAHENEETGEWIFEAACDSPPDLESFVELARQTLGGTVQFSVAPLDPDVNWVAKSLEGLAPVIAGGFYVYGSHETGPVPHGLTPMKIDAAQAFGTGHHETTTGCLEAINILLKRKRPGVMLDVGTGTGVLAIALAKRTRTPVIASDIDPISVQTTIANAEQNGVGKQIIALEATGLNHPVISRNAPYDLIVANILAGPLMALAPAVGKVAQKGATIILSGILEHQARGVINAYMRQGMTLTQKLQRKDWTTLMLEMK; from the coding sequence ATGGCCGTCGACCAGCTCTCCTCCATTCCGCTCACCAAGGAACAGGCCTATGCGCTGGTCGACGCGGTGATGGAGCGGGACGACCTGGCGCTGACCGCCTCAGCGCATGAGAACGAAGAAACCGGCGAATGGATCTTCGAGGCCGCCTGCGACAGCCCGCCCGATCTTGAATCGTTTGTTGAACTGGCGCGGCAAACCCTTGGTGGCACAGTCCAATTTTCCGTTGCGCCGCTCGATCCGGATGTAAATTGGGTCGCCAAGTCGCTCGAGGGCCTGGCCCCGGTGATTGCCGGCGGCTTCTATGTCTATGGCAGCCACGAAACCGGCCCGGTTCCGCATGGCCTGACGCCGATGAAAATCGATGCGGCGCAAGCCTTTGGCACCGGTCATCACGAGACGACGACCGGGTGCCTGGAGGCCATCAACATCCTGCTCAAGCGCAAGCGGCCGGGGGTGATGCTCGATGTAGGCACCGGCACAGGCGTGCTGGCCATTGCGCTGGCCAAACGGACGCGGACGCCGGTCATCGCCAGCGATATCGACCCGATCTCGGTGCAGACCACCATCGCCAATGCCGAGCAGAATGGCGTCGGCAAGCAGATCATCGCGCTCGAGGCAACCGGGCTAAACCACCCCGTCATCAGCAGAAATGCGCCCTATGACCTAATCGTCGCCAATATCCTGGCCGGTCCGCTGATGGCGCTGGCACCGGCTGTCGGCAAGGTAGCGCAAAAGGGCGCGACGATCATCCTGTCGGGCATCCTGGAGCATCAGGCGCGCGGCGTGATCAACGCCTATATGCGCCAGGGCATGACCCTGACGCAGAAGCTGCAGCGCAAGGACTGGACCACGCTGATGCTGGAAATGAAGTAG